The Mustelus asterias chromosome 1, sMusAst1.hap1.1, whole genome shotgun sequence genomic interval AATGAAATTAAGAAATCTCCAACACTAAATTCTAAAGGAATAAGATGGGTGGAGAACACAGGATaaatttaagtttacttattagtgtcacaagtaggcttacattaacactgcaatgaagttgctgtgaaaattccctgctaGGCAAGTGATTAACAGAAAATAAACCTAAGTGGATAGCTGAGTATCCATTGATTACATTGACTGTATTGTTAAACAGTTTACTTTTCTCTGCCGTTTTCATTCCTTATCAAGTTAGAGAGTATATGTTTTAAGGTCAGGTGCTACAGTTTTGCAAAAATAAAGATTAAGTTTATTGTTCAAATTGACAGTTGAGAAGGAAGATGCAGATTGGATTATTTGCCCAGTTTGTATGTGACACCTCCATTGTTATGGCTGTTCCATGAATATGTTTGTGTTGCTTTTGGTACGTGTCTTATTGCTGCTAATACTAAAGAACACGGAGTTCTACAAAAAgccaaacactgcggatgctggaaatctgaaattaaaaaaaagtgctggaaatatttaacaggtctggcagtacctgtggagagagaaagagtgttgaCGTTTCCGAGCAGGGAGTTATAAAAGTCGATCCCATTTTAGAGGCTACACATTAAATAAGGATCAGGTTAGGATTTATTCCTACAATCTTGGTGCTCATCAAGGTGATTATGGAGGAATATAACATTCTTTTTCCACACTTTCATcattgtatttccaagtcaggtgcgATACCACTTGAAAGGTGATGCTTCCTCTATTCAGCTTTGATATATATGCCTTGATCCTGGTTTCAGCTTCAGAAGCGCACCTGCATGCAGCCATCCTTGTAATTGCCCACTTGCAGATGGCGTTCTGCTATGGGTCCATGCCTGCCAGTTACTGGGTGATGCTACCCAAACTAATTTCGCAAATGTTCCAAGACAAATGAAAGCTTTGATACTCATTTGCTGTTCAAAATAAATCCCCTCTTAAAAAGAGAAACTTGAAAACTAGCAGTGTTTTTAATGGCTTGTTTACTTTAGTTTAAACTAAATACAAAATAGTTGTACATGAACCTTGTGAATGCTTTCTGACACTAACATCTACTTATTTTTTTATAGCTTTTGTCCCAGTTTATATCTCCATATACAGGTCGCATTTTTGGGAGACACATAACAGGTAAGACCCCAAAAGTCTTTGAGTCTTCAGAACTCTGACAGAGAAAGTTCCTGCTGTTTCATATTGGTGAAGTTGTGAAGCCACTGTGTATGCGAGTTTGGAGGGATCCAATTTGCATTCGGGATCTGTTGAGCTTCTTAATTTAATAGAACAAGGAATCGCACATTGCGGAACATTGAAACTCCAGCATGCCCTGAAGCAGGAAATTCCAGTTAAATTCAGCTATGGTCCAGTTCTCCCAGTCATCAAGGTCTGGATTGATTTTCTCAACAACAGTACTCGAGCCAAATGTCATTAATTTTATTTATCCACTGGCTTTGACAGCCTGTGTTTGCCCGAACAACATTGCAAAACTCACtgagttctttttttaaaatcaacatGCAATCGCAGGTATATGTAATACCACCTAAGAAATTGACAGCAATATTGGAACTGCAAATGTTGGGAGGGATACCCCTCCAAGCAAAACTCAACCAACATCAAGCATTAAGGAGGCAAAAAGAGAGAACGAGAGGCAagcagagaggaagaaaattacactaacaaacagttgttaagaaAAGTATTAATTTGGTTATATTTCAATGGTCTTGCTTCTATTGAAGGTTTAAAAATAGATTAGAGAAACGTCATTTCTTTCATGAAGTTGATTCTAACATGATCCACCATGCAGTCTACCACGAAGACAAGATTGCTGCGGAAATATTAGTTCCACCTCAGTTACTACAATAGCTGCAAGCTAACTGTGTTTGAACATTTACAGAATTGAAAGCTGGTTAGCGTGAACAGAAATTGGAAACCAATTTATAAGTTAAAAGCACCAACTCAAGGCAGTAGAAATGTTACAAACATTTGAACATAAGAAAAAaagagcagaggtaggccattcggccccggagcctgatccgccatttgataagatcatggctgatccgtttCTGTTTCAAGCTCTAGATTCCCACCTacacctgataacctttgattctcatgcctaacaagaatctaactacctcttgccttaaaaatattcaatgacccctgccttttgaggcagagagttccaaagtcgcacaaccctcagagaaagaaattctcttcATTCTTTACATTTGGGTGCATTCATGTTGGAATAGATAAATCTGTTATTTAAAACATGTTGGACAAGTCTGTGGACTTCACTGGGTTAAGATCTCTGATCGTCAGCTGTGCAGGAATTGAAGTACTGTTGAGCGAGCACGATAAATccattgtttttaatttttttgccTCTTTTAGGTTTGTGTGGAAAGAAACAAAGAGAAATTTCCAAGGCCATCAAAAGATCCCAACAAATGGGTATGTGACTTAAAATGAGCTTTAATTCTAAAACTAGCATGGAATACCTTTTTTTCTTGATCTTGATTTTCctttgggaagggttttttttccaAAGGAATGCAGGGGGGATAAAACGCCTGACCTAGGGATGTTTTTTATCCTACATTTAAAGATGCTATATtatttttgtttcatttattcCTTCACGGGAGgcaggcatcgctggctagaccagcatttattacccatcccttttATAATTGCAATTTGTTTTAAGACTCCCGTGCATTATTTTATTCCACATGATTGCTTTGATAACAGGCCTAAACAGGTTTACTGGTATGAAATGGTGTCCCTTTTGTCCGACTCCTGAAATTTAATGTAAAGTAATACTCTGCATTTAccttttccactcccttattTATTATATCCCTCAGTAATATTGCCTCTTTTCCAGGCTCAAAAGCCCAAACATCTCCAGTCTTTCCTCTTAACTCAGATCCTTTACTCTCAGATCTGTCTAATGGTTCTTTTCTGTTAGTTTCCAGAGCTTGAATATCTCCATAGTATCTCAGTAATTAGAACTGGATACTGTACTAgtaatttaaaagcaaaatactgcggattctggaatctgaaacaaaaacagaaaatgctggaatatctcagctggtctgacagcgtctgtgggcaGAGAACAAAGTCAAcggttcaagtctggatgactctttgtcaaagctctgacgaagggtcatctagactcgaaatgttggctctattctctcaccacagatgctgtcagacttgctgagattttccagcattttctgtttttgttactgtACTAGCAATGCAACCTGACCAGAACCCCTCTACAGTTTGATCACAACATTCTCTGACAGTAGTCGACTGTTTGGCTACGAAAGTCAACGTTCTTTATTAATTGGACATGTTGAGTACTGGTTCTATTAAGATTCCTAGATCTCAATTAGCTTCCTTTTCAACATAACACGTACACATAGGTTGCATGTTTCCCTATACAACGTACTTTTCATTGCCAGCAATTACATTTAATCTGTCACTCTTATGCTCCCTTATTATATCTAGCTTGTTCCTCCAATTTCACCACCTTGAAACAGTTGTAATCCTGGAATTGAGCCCCGAATACTCTGCTCAGTACTCCCCACCTAACACAACTTGTTCAAAATCTTTGAATCAAACTGTCGTCAGTTGGAGCTTagatctgccccctccccccagtatTTGTCTCATTCACCTGTTAAGAGATTACATGTTGAGTTATGTGGGGAATTTTTTTGTATTAATTACTTTCTCCCCTCTGTAGGATTTATGTCAGTCACGTTGAAAGACCCTGCTTTCCTAAAGGATCCAAACATTTGTGATTTCAAACTTCGAGAATAACCTTCAACCTGTGACTATTTATGGAACAATGCTTTGGAATTTCTTAGTTATATTCCAAGAATCAATAAAGTGAATTGAATGCTGATGCCTGGGAAGATTTGTTCGACAAATACATTTTCAGTGCAAAGAGAATGTGTTTGGGGTACCTGCAGCTAGGTCTATACAGCTGCTTTGCAATATTATTACACTTTTTACTGTAGAAGTCTTTTCAGGTACAATAAAGTATTTTTACACTGTCACTTTAAAACATTGTATTCATATGGAACATCAGTGTACCACAGATTTCAAACACACTGCCCTCCACTTGGTATCCCCACCTTTGTATCCATCAAGTGTCTCTCATAACCTTTCTTCTAGGATGTTGAATAAATATAGTGAGAGGGCACACCCCTGTTGAACACCCTTTTTGAATCGGAACCATTCTGATAGTATGGCCCAACTCGTTGGTCGCAATAAAGCTAGCTTGGCTAGCAAATCGATCTAAATTGAGTGACTTACCATTTAGCCATTCAAGCCTGTTATTCAATTCCTTTAGACCATGAATAACAAGTACTGGAACTCCATTTATCCAGCTttgctccataccccttgatattCTCGATAACAAAAATTGATCTGTCTTAAACTTCTATCCAGACTCTTAGGCCATCAGATTTTCACTAATTTTTGTGTGCAAAAagatgcttcctgatttcacttctcaatagggaaggcagtggcatagtggtattgactAGAATCCTGAGACCTGGGGAGCTGGACTCAAATCTCACCATGCAGATtgtgaaattagaattcaataaaaaaaaatctgaaattaaagatctaatgatgatcataaaaccattgtcggaaaaacccatctggttcactaatgtcctgtagggaaggaaatctgccatccttacccggtctggcctacatgtgactctagactcagcaatgtggttgactcttaactgccctcagggatggacaagaaATTTTGGCCCaatcagcgatgcccacgtcccatgaatgaa includes:
- the mrps18c gene encoding small ribosomal subunit protein bS18m; the protein is MLRAVRTWRPAYWQKGISTQHIPTTSNTSDMPIKLENPYKEPPKKCTLCGVSVDYKNTQLLSQFISPYTGRIFGRHITGLCGKKQREISKAIKRSQQMGFMSVTLKDPAFLKDPNICDFKLRE